ATCTGTGCATTACTGAATTCAGAAACAGTACATTGTCGATATTTACATGTGGTGTTGTTGGAGTTACTGACACAAAAATCTGAGGAAAAGCCtcaaaatggattttaaaaaaaaggattttttttttttttttcataaaataacaacaacaaaaagtcagTGACATTCACACAACTACAAAATATTACCAGAAGCTCAGAAACATGGCTCGTTGTTTACTGCTTACATGGAAACACTGCTGTCATCATATTCTGAAGCTGCAAGTAATATTTGCCTACATTTTCATATCTTGTTTTAGAGATTAATGGGCTTTTTGTATCTGGGGTGGGGACAAAAAGTTTTCTGCATATTTGTAATATCTCTGCCAGACTTTAGTTTCATATTCAAAGACACTCGTGCACTTTAGTCAGGGAAACTCACTTGTTTAGCTGCTCAAAGCAGggctcacacacacgcacttcCTTCTCGATGCCAAACTTTGGAATGGTGGAGTACTTAGATGAACATTTCCCACAGAAAATCTGCCCACAGGCTCGACAATGGTGCTGGAAAGGAGCAGAAGTCCAAGTAAATcctgagctgcagctttaagcagtcAACCAGACAAACTGCTttgatgtaagaaaaaaaacccataaaatcTTCATGTGGCCCAGTTAGGAGGAAGCCCAGCCCACCTTTCTGGTCATTACTCCAAACTGAACTCTGCACCTGTGACACTCCTCAGCGTCAACCCAGTCAGGGGCCTGCAGAAGGTGAATATGAAGTATTAGATAAGGTGAAACatacatatttctttatttcaatcCATCAATAAGAGtctgtttttttatcattttttaaaaaagcactaaATTAGTCATTAAAACAGTATAAAAAAATCTCACTCTCTCAGCTGCAAACATGGCATCACTCTCCTTAAACTCAGGAAATACATGACctatatttaagaaaaagcagTTTAGAGTACAAAATGTATGCAATTCAAGAAGAGTTTCATTTCAGGAGAGATAAGTCATACAAGTACTTATATAGTTATAAATACAGCTTCTGAACACTTGCCTTCCACTTTTAAGATCTGGTAGGTGTCTTGAACCACCTTGTATTTGGGTTCGTTTCGGAAAGCATGAGCCCAGGCTTGGATCAAGTAAAGAATCTTGTTTCTGACATTTggttctgtctgtttctgatGGCAATAGAATAAATCACAGTCAACAAGGAGCCTTAACACATTTGAAgtgaacctttttcttttttttttaaataaaaacatttgttgtcatAACAAGCCAAATGAATTCAACAGCGTTTAGTGAGGCCATAAGAAATAAGGGAGAAATTCCCCTGCTGGTTTCGTGATGTGAAAACACTCATGTCACAAGACAATTACCTCAGCAGGAAGTCGCAAGAAGAATGTGCTTAAAAATCTAGAGTCACATGATGCAGTGTGAACCAATCAGATATTGCTGGCTCATGCTGCAACACgtgcagcagcaggagagcAATGGGCACTGATTGAGTCAGATAAAAGGGTGAGAAAGGGACACAACTTCCTGAGAAACCAAAACTGCTCTTTCccaatttctcaaaaatgttttaattgttatttaaaCATGGAGAGTGGAGACCTAATGTAAAAGttgaacagaaatatttttagtcaaaaggtcaaatatatattaCTTCCAGCTActaatgaataataattttcccttggggatcaataaagtatattccaTTCTATTCTATATGAGAATTATATAGTGACACTGAGCTCGACTCCAGAAAAATGTCtataataaaagcaataaactCTTCAAAATAGAATGCTGTCATTCTATATGTCAAATTGCATAATTAGGTTAAGTTAAATAAGAGGTTAAAGTTGAGTGAAGATTTTAAGACAATTGAAACAGGACAGAAgagatttaaattgttttaaaattcagaagAAGACCACCTTAAATAGATCCTTCAGTTCTTCCATGGTTTGTTTACTTGCGACCTCATCGTGGATCGTCTGACCGCAGTTCTTCACCACCGACTCCAGAACCTGAAGAGAGACGGCCATTTTCCTAAATGTAATCCTTCACACTGTTAACCCCACAATGTGATCAGTGCAACATAATGGTATATACCAAATAGCCTCTCATTCtcatgtttattatttcaattCCCCAAAATTTtctattctgttttgtttttcatagcTTTGGAGTATAGCAGCTGACAAACATCTGAAGGCTTTCTGTCACTATGTTTAAAATAGTtgcaaaaactacaaacaaatgaaaaagtaCACAATTCTAGTAGAAATGCCATCTTTACAAATCCATATTCAAACTCCTgtacaacaacacaaaaaagtaaaacatgaagTGTGCTTTTTATGgttgattaaaatgaataaaatggggattttaaaaactttataagTTCCCCTCATGATCAAATTTCTAATTTTACCCCTTGTAGCTTCTTACCTCAAGTGCATAGAGCGCCACATGGGGATTTTTGTCATTCAGTTTCTTCTTAATGGCAGCAATAGCATATTTAGCTCTTCAGGGAGACAAAACGTTTACTGTTacatttaaaagtcaaatataCTAAAGATATGATAGTTAAGGATATCAGACTAAAAGACTCACTGTGTGTCTCCTTGCCGAATGAGATCACAGATCTGAAGAATAGACTCCCAGTCAGTCTCCAGAAGCAGCTGACTGGTTGCTTTATCTGCAAGCAGCAAAAATTATTCACTATTTAATGATCCAAAAGATTTGGAAAACACAGTTTAACAATTTCAACAGCATACTTTGCCATTTATCATTCAGATAATATCAACTTTTATCCATCTGTCACTAAAAAAACCTTTGCGTTTTAAAACCTTGTGTGATCCCGATTGGTGAGATTTAAAAATACCTGGTGGTCAGATTAGTCTGGAGGAAATTTTAGCCTATATCTGTGGCAAACAGAAAGTCGTTTTCTTTCCTCAAAtggacagttttctttttaacactGACCCACAGCTGGATTGGTTTCAGATTACATTCCTGTACATAAttataattgttgctttttgacccacattatttaaaatattcagctgaCAGATGTCCTCTAACTTTCCTTTAGAACTCAAACTTCAACACCTTTACTTTTGGCTGCCAAATTAATTCAGGACTTTCTTCATTGCAAGACTTTTGAAACTTCATTTGCAAGTGTGAGAGACCTCTAGTACAGTAGAAGTTAGCCTGGGTATCTTTATGATCGCGCTGACAACTACAGACTTTGTGCTTCAGGCGACATACTTTGTTCAACCAGAATGGTTGAAGAAAGGTTAACATAACCTtggaatttcttttatttgtaaacaattTAGTTAAATATTCTTCACCATTTTAGAGATGCTTTTATACATGATTCAGTTTATTGACTTTTGATGGACAAAAAAAGCTGTTCGCAACAGGACCTTTTGCAGGGACCATATTTCATACCCACTTATGATCTGTACTCTCTCAACAGGAAATGTGGTTATGTGACTTTAAATATCATCTACCTGCAGCAGATTATATAGTCATTTTGACCAAGGATCATAATATCTCACACTTAACaagaaactaaatgaaaatctaagccataattaatgaaaataatgaGGATTATGCAGAAAATAATGTATAACTGAATTAAATTGTGATTATTTATCCACAGAATTCAGTGAAAtactaaaacagcaaaataattaaactgacAGAGAAATTGTTTCTTGAAAAAGAAATGGTTTCCCCCCTCAGCATTatagtcaaaacattttattaagacGGGATTTTCATCAGTTGGTCTTCAAAATTACAGTTACTAATCACCAAGTTGCTCAGGATGTCTGCAGTATTAGAGATAACTAACAGGCTACAAAATAAACTAATCAGGGACAATTTCCAGACCAAATCCATGTGGCATTCCAAATAATCCCCATTTTCatatgaattaaaagaaatgagGCCTTGTAGAATGAAACTGTAGGTTTGTGTTGTCTTGATTGGCTCCGGGTTGAATTCTGTGGCTTTCACACCAATATCATTATGCGTTAAATTTTACACAATCTTTCTGTATATTTTCAACTAGGGCAACACAATATAAGAAAAATCTCAAGACTGAtatattattacatattttgaTGGTGATTTCAATGGTAAATACATATTGTAGACGCTCCTCTGTTTCTCACTCAACAATATTGTGCTTCCAACTCTCTGTAGGCTCAAGGCTCCACCTTAATAGCTAAATAGATGACTGAAATGCAGATTACAAATACCTGACAATTAGAATATAAAAGTcaacaaatatattatttaagttatttgtgATATTAATGTTGCACTGACTGGTATTGTAATGATAATATATTTCCAATATATTTTGCTGCCAACGTTTTGATATACCGCTATTAAAAAATACCATCTTTAATCCCTTTGCCAGTATCATTTTAAGTTTAGCAGTGCTACCAGCCCCCACATTCGACTAGTACGGTTTTGTTACTTGCTGTGTTTTGAATTTGGGGATAGGTATggcaaaagaaaagcagcaggtcGACGTCGATGAACCAGcaataacatgatgaaaaaatagaatttgtttatttcctttggGGTGAACTCCCAAGTTTCCCCAAAGGAACTTGGGAGTTTTCTCGTcactaaaaaatacaaatttgtacctgtatcattttaatttctccAACTGACTTAATccaagaaaatcatttttaatttatgactTTTTGATCATCTCAAATGAATGGATGTAGAATTAGACTCTTACCATGTTACCGTCACTAACCTACTACATTGAGAAGAGAGTCTATAAATACTGTTTACACATTCGTTTCCAATTATATCACGCTAGCAGCTACTTAATGGACCTGTTGTAATCTCTAAAAAGAATACACTTTAACCAGTTATATAAATGACAACCTTACAATTAGATTTTTCCCCGTCTATTTTGACATGTAAAGAACTGCATAGTAGGTGTCAGCAATGATTTAACTGTTAGCTTATATACTTCCGTTAAATAGACATAAACACATCCGCGGAAACTGCGGATTTACCTTAACCTCAGTTTCCGCGACTCGAGAACATCGCATTTGAATAGACAGCATAAACTGCATCTCCAAACTTATCCagttgttttaataaattaagcGAGTCTGTCAGGGCCTCCGAACAATAGCAAGCTAAAAGAAGCTAGCTGGCCTTAGAGCCACAgccctgtcaaaacaatatgcTGTAAAACATCGCACTTTCAGACTCACGGTTGAATAAAAGCTGACAACCATTAGAGGAATATGGTGTGAACTCACCTAGAAGCCTCTCAAAAGTGCCTCCACCTTTACCCATTGTCAATTCCGTTTCTAAAAGTGACCGACGAGGCGCTTCGTTTGACCAGGGGATTCTGATATTTTCACCCACCGCTGCGGTTAGCCCGTTAGCTTATCTGTTAGCCACCGCGTACAGCTGTGTTTTAGTCACAACTCTTCCTGCTTCTCACGGCGACAGCCATTGGGCGTCTCCCCCTAGCGACGAAACGATGAAATCACAAGAGAAGTACATTTGTAGTGGAATGGGTgatcaacattttattatttcacgttaaaacaaaatacaaaactgttATTCAACATCGATAGTTccccaataaaagaaaaattgctgTTTAGTCAGCAGTTTAAATGATTAAGACTGTTTCAAATTTTGCTTTAACtattttaactgttaaaatagTTAAAGCAGACAGATTTTTGTGTAATGCACAGATTACGACAGTTTCTAGCTAAAATATTCATACTTCTTGGATTTTCATTTATGTAGTAGATTTAAAGCAACAGCTGCAATACGGATAAAATGAGATAGTTCTTTAGTAAGAACTATTACACAATTAGAATGGACACATCTCATTATGATTAAAAGCTAAGTAAtaaaatttagttttcaaatggttttcaaaaatgtctaaTGTTGGGGAGGAATTGAGGCAAAGATACAGTCTGTTCCACAATTTAAGAGCAAAGGCCCTTACTACTCTGTGCTTTAATTTGGACCTCATGATAGCTAATAGCAGACCTCAAAGATCTAGAGGAGGAGTCTTCAAATCCAGGTCTCCAGGTCAGGTGTCTTggtccctggttcaacacacctgatGCAAATAACTGAACCTCCTCACTAAGCAATCAAGTTCTCAAGAGTCCTTCTAATGATCTctttatttgactcaggtgtgttgaagcacagacacatctaaaagttgcaggacaccggcatTTGAGGCCTTGATAAAACAGTAGTTGAGGCAAGATTAGATGAGAAGTAAAGGTTTAATCTGGCTTTTGTGGAATCACTTAATCCACtagtttgtgttgatctatcatataacatccaaataaaatacaccaaaTTTTGTGGTTGCAAATTTAGAAAAGGGAGCTCTAGAGGTATAAATACAGATTCAAGACATGGTGGTGAAACAGATCTACAGCTACTCAGATTGGGATCAGTAAAGAGTCATAATGTCCTGAAGACTGTACCTTACTGAAGTGACATTGTTTAAACTTTATTGCTGAATAATTGCTGTATATCTTCTCATTGTAAATTGTCATCAAACcttaaagtgattttaaaactgGACCAAGTGTTTAATATATAAGCTATGCACTTGTTCCACTCTGCCGCTTTACAGTTGGACTTTCAAATAACGCAGACTTACAGTATTCACAGCCTTACTCCACAATCACTGGTGCAGGCGCACTTAGGTCATGTATGAGTCACCACCTGGCACTCAGAACACTGGCCACTGTTGTTGCGTTGTTGGAATAATGGTTCTATAATGTGGCATTGTGTTGCTCGGCTTACGAAGAGAAAGGAGACAATCTGATGGGGgtgatgacatcacagcagaagataaaaataaaaagtctcagaaatcctgaaaaagaaaaaaaagctatttatttgctttgtatGCACTGCGTGTGATGACTCGGGAGAAAGATCCAGTACAAAGAAATGCTCCCTGGTACTCATTTAATCATATATTACTGAAAAATAAGTACACCTATATAACTAAATAATTCTCAATGTAGCTTAGTGATATTTAAcattgattaataaattagtgGAAATAtctattatattttaaatagggccactttatttaaactgttCTATTAAAAAGCATTAGCAGAGTTTGGTTGATTTAAGTATGATCCCTCACCGTAATCtgttgatgttgttgttttggggggttttgaaCTGTAAATcatgtaaattatttctttatgttcCTAGCACAGTGCAGCTGGGACAGGAAAGAGGAGATGGTAGATAGGACAacacaagaacacacacacacactcttctCAACAATATGGCTCCTCAAGTATATGTACAACACTCCCTATTGTTCTAttgtttcttcttcattcagCAGAAGAGATGTTTATGTATTCCAGTCAAACATGgttttcctttgaaaaaaatccagttaATGCAGTTCTGATGTAATGCATCTTTGGTAAACACATACAGttcaaaggttttcaaaagAGATTTTATATCTGTAAAAATGTGCACACACAATTTTCCTCATTAGAGGATACAACTTTTATTGTattggacagacagacagaaaaaaatgttattaaaaaaaaattgggtatgaaatcataaaaaaattacattttctcgAAAAAGATTcatgtagcttttttttaaagaaaaaagtaaactgGAGAAACATTATATGTATAATTATGAAAAGGAGCGAACTCAAGAGGAGCAAAAATGAGTCATAATGTCATAATTTGGGGTGGATTTGAAGCTCTTGAGGCGTTTCAGACGTAACCTTTGACCTGTGTTGCGGGAGCTCTGCGGGGACTGCTTTCTCCGCTGCTGAAGGTGGGAGAACCCGGGATTCCAGGGGGACTGGACCCCCCATAGAGCAGAGAACCACCAATCAGAAGCAAAGCTGACGCCACCCAGCCGATGTAGAGGGCAGGGCCGAGTTCTCGCTTGTGTGGAGCCGCCACATGTGGGTCGTAGAAATCCCTGATGATGGAATGGGCCGTCCAGCAGACAGGAACGAGGTAAAGGAACCCTGCGATGGCAAACATGGCACCAGAAATGCGAGCGATGCGGGCCTTGAGGCTGTTGACGCCTATACATTTGGTGCACTTGACTCCGAGGACCCCCAAAGCCAGAGCGACACCACAGAGAAGGATGGAGAATACAGTGAGGCCACGGGCGGCCTGCATGTCGCTGGGCAGAGCCAGTAAGCTATCATACACCTTGCACTGGATCTGACCTGTGCTCTGCACTATGCAATTCATCCACAGGCCTTCCCAGATGATTTGAGCCGTCACTATGTTGTTGCCTATGAAAGCAGTGACCCTCCAAAGGGGGATGGCACAGACCACTGCACCACCTACCCAGCCTACAATGGACAAGATCAGGCCCATCAACTGCATGCCCGTGGTTGCCATAATGGAAGGTGTTGCTTGAATCAAATGGATTTGTCTTGGTTTTATGTAAGCTTGAGGTCCAGAGTCAAATCAATGTCCCACAAGAAGGAAAAcagtttgtgttgctttgaAATGTTTGGGTCTTATTCCTTCCTCTGTGTCAATGTTGATGAGATCAGCTTGGGTTCCACAAGAAATTCCTGAAATTCAGGAAACAAAAGTTAAACCAGTAGAAGTTTTAGAACATACAGAGGGATATTATTACAATTCAAATGATATTTTTACAACATTATAGGGTAATTATGTTATGGAAGTTTAGTGAATATATTTATCATAAATATTTGGACACAAAAAGGCCCATGTTGAGTGGATTCCAGGGAGTGCTGCAAAGAATAGCCCTCTTTGACACACAGATGTGGGTGTTAAGCTACGCCTGGCCGGGTGAGTGGATAAtctcagaaaaacatgaagggACTCAAGTGAACACAAGCAGCTTTCATGAGACACTCGTGGAGTGGGCTAACAGAACCGGTTTCATCCGTTTATTACCGCTCTCTCATTTGACACCATCAtagaataaaagcaaacatcAAAGGGACTTACTGCAGACacttattgttaaaaaaagggttttatacattcttaaaaaaaataaataagcatacTAGATTTGCCTAAACTGTTTATAACATAAGTTCCTTGGGAGGCTTAAAACTTCCTGGAAGGCCCagattactgttttttttttttgtttggttttttaccTCTGTGAACCTACAAGATTCACTGATATCAGTGTGTTACATAAAATGAGCCTTTTAAGTTATAAAAGTTGTAAACATGGGTTATCTTTATCTGTTATCCGTTCCTTTTTTATCAGAACTATTACATAAAACACACTGCCTTTATGCATGCATTTATTTGCTGGACATAAGTCAAGGTTTTTACCTCCTCACTTCTCCTCCTTGAGATGATCCAcaggtgtgtttgtttattgctCCTTCCAGCAGACGATGCCTGGAGTTGCCCTGAGAGTTCAGCAATGTCAGCAGAAAGGCATCAGGGCTGTGAGGCTCTCTATCAGAGGTCGGGTGAACTGCAGCAGAGAGGTACGATCAGCTTCCAACACCCTGGACAGGACCGGACTGGGCTGGAGATGGGGCTGCCCTCAAGAGATGCCAGCTTGAGTCTGTGTGGCGGTGGGCAGAAGCACGagcttgtgtgtgtgcacgAATGTGTCATTGTGTGTCTCCCAGTGCCTGGTGTATGAACACAATGCCCTGCTGTTTGGCTGTGCCCCCTCTGTCCCAACTCTGCAGCCCTACACATCCATCCCTTTATCTCCTCTTATTCGAGGGCATCTTctttactttaacattttacctttctttgttatttgtttcatgGGATTTACTGTAGTTCTCAAGTGTAACGAATCAGTTATTTTCACAGAATAATATGTGGTTTATTGAAGATTGTACAATATACAtctcatttaataaattagacaGAATCAGATAAATACTAAGAGGGAACTTCAAACACAGATGCTCAAATGCTGCAGAAGCTTGAAGTGATGATCAGTGGGGCTACGTTCTTGCCACCATGCAGACGTCCAGGACTGAAAATTGGGTGAAGCCGGTCTTTAAACCTATCCGTGAAGGTGTAAATATGCACTCCTGATTCGGCGCAGTAGAAGGACACGAGGCCTTCGGCGTAATCCAGAAACACTGCCACAGTTCTAGGCCGCTGCTCAAGAGCCACAAAAGTGGCCGGAGCGGTGTTGGCAACATACTGGCCTCCACTCTTCAGGCTCAAAGTCCAGAAGCCATTGGCCGGGCAAACAGTGAACTTGCCTTTCCTGTTTATGGACTGCCTGGCAACGCCCAGGTTCCACTCAATCTTGTCACCAACCTCCACCTCCCAGTAGCACCTCCCACTACTGAAGCCTTCCTTGCCCAGTACATTGGCCACACGGTCAAAGCGTGTGGGATGATCTGGAACCTCCTGAAGCTTGTCGGTGTGCCTCACTCGTTTCCGATCATCTGAGACGGAAAGGAAAGGGTGGGCCGTCTTTCCGCTTAGGTTCACCTCCACTGAGAAGGAAGACAGCGGAAAAGCAAAGAATAATTGAAACGTCATGGCCAGACCATCTGAGATACAAAGATAAAATACTTTCCACCTGTGTTACATCATCAACAAGGCCTTACCTGTATACTTCTCAAGTCTTCTTAGTtctgaagacagaaaaaaagaaatgttattgCCACCTCGTTTACTGCATAGCAGTAACATAATATACAAATCCACAGTCAAAATTACTCACCAGCTTTGGAAAGCCTGTTGAcatctaatttaattttttccaagaTGTCTGACATTGCTCTTCTTGTGACTCCAATACAAGGATCTGTTTCAATGCTGACCTTGGACCAGTCCCTCATGTTAGTGGGctacaaaggaaaaaaagaacaatgctCAGTAGGGGATGACAAGAGCACCTCAACAtcattgtattttctgtttcagatggTAATTCTTACTAAGAGGACTTGCTTCATGTCGTCATTTTGATCAAAAGCCTGAGGATCGGGTTGATTCATGTGGTTCCTCAGTTGCTCAATCTCTTCCTTGATGTCTTTTATCAGTGTTTGCACTCTTTGCTCTTGctccttttgtttctcttcaattgcagagacaacagctttATGAGTCTCCTCCATAGCACACACCAGGGCCGAGAAGACCTTTTGACTCTCGCGCACCTCACGCAGGTACGaactctgatttaaaaaaacaaaaacacagaggacTCATTAAATTATTGAACTACTGAAGtattgaatttgtgttttttatgccAAAGTTTCAACTTACCTTTTGGACATCCAGAGAACATTTTA
The DNA window shown above is from Xiphophorus couchianus chromosome 16, X_couchianus-1.0, whole genome shotgun sequence and carries:
- the btr02 gene encoding bloodthirsty-related gene family, member 2, with amino-acid sequence MSTKEEKTVKGMTDSSICLLPEKHFLCLLCRDIFTNPVTIPCGHSFCLTCLSQFWTQRQSKYCPDCRRLFAKTPDLSVNHILADISENYRTARPQKPPEEEKAIDVKQMIKDRLQKIERLKCSLDVQKSSYLREVRESQKVFSALVCAMEETHKAVVSAIEEKQKEQEQRVQTLIKDIKEEIEQLRNHMNQPDPQAFDQNDDMKQVLLPTNMRDWSKVSIETDPCIGVTRRAMSDILEKIKLDVNRLSKAELRRLEKYTVEVNLSGKTAHPFLSVSDDRKRVRHTDKLQEVPDHPTRFDRVANVLGKEGFSSGRCYWEVEVGDKIEWNLGVARQSINRKGKFTVCPANGFWTLSLKSGGQYVANTAPATFVALEQRPRTVAVFLDYAEGLVSFYCAESGVHIYTFTDRFKDRLHPIFSPGRLHGGKNVAPLIITSSFCSI
- the cldnk gene encoding claudin k encodes the protein MATTGMQLMGLILSIVGWVGGAVVCAIPLWRVTAFIGNNIVTAQIIWEGLWMNCIVQSTGQIQCKVYDSLLALPSDMQAARGLTVFSILLCGVALALGVLGVKCTKCIGVNSLKARIARISGAMFAIAGFLYLVPVCWTAHSIIRDFYDPHVAAPHKRELGPALYIGWVASALLLIGGSLLYGGSSPPGIPGSPTFSSGESSPRRAPATQVKGYV